CGCCCACGTAACCTGCCAGCCGGGATTCGAGTTCGGCCACTTCGGGGCCCATGACAAAGCGGCAGTGCCGCATCACCGCATCGACACGCTCGCGCAGTGCATCGGCAATGGCGGCCTGCTGTCTGGGCAGGTCAAGAAAACCTATGGGTGCCTGCGCCGGAGCGTTCATGATGCATTCCTTTCCACATCGGCCTGCCCCGCCGGGACCTGTGTGACCATGCCGTGCGGGTTATGGACAAATTCGGGTACGAGCCTGCGCGCAAGGTCCAGCGCCTGCGCGCTGTCACCCTGGCGACATGCCACTGTCAGTGCATCCATGATATTGACGACCTGCGCAAGGTCCACCGTACGCGGCGTTGCCATCCGCAAACCGGGACAGCCGGTGGGTTGCAGGATTTCCTGGCTGTAAAACAGGTCCTCGGCCAGCTTTTCGCCCGGTCGCAGGCCGGTAAAGCGGATCTGCACGTCACGCCCCGGCCGCAGCCCCGCCAGCACGATCATCTGCCGCGCAAGCTCAAGGATGCGCACCGGCGTGCCCATGTCGAGCACGAACACCCCGCCCCGGCGCAGCAGGGCGGCTGCGAGCCGGTCCTCCTGCGCGCCGGTGCCACAGGCGCTGGCCTGCAGCACCAGCCCCACGGCTTCTGACACGGTCATGAAATAGCGCCGCATGCGCGGGTCGGTCACCGTAAGCGGGCCGCCGCGCGCAAGCTGGTGCTGGAACAGCGGAATGACCGAGCCGGTCGAGCCCATCACATTGCCAAAGCGCACGGTTACGCAGCGCATGGCGTCAGGCCCACCCTCGCGCCGGGCGCGGGCATCAAGGGCCTGGCAGTACATCTCCGCAATGCGCTTTGACACACCCATGACGCTGGCGGGATTGACCGCCTTGTCGGTCGAAATGAGCACCATGGCCCGCACACCGTGGCGGCTGGCCGCATCGGCCACGATGCGGGTGCCGGTCACGTTGGTCAGCAGTCCCTCGCACGGGTTCGCCTCCACCATGGGCACCTGCTTGAGTGCGGCTGCATGAAACACCAGTTCGGGCCGATAGCGGGCAAAAACCTGCTCGATGCGCGCGGGGTCGCGTATGTCGGCCAGAACCAGATGGCGCTTCAGCGCGGGCGCTGTTGCTTCAAGGTCGATATCCACCTGCCACAGCGGGAACTCGCCCATATCAAGCAAAATGAGTTCCGCAGGCTCATGGCGGGCGATCTGGCGCACCAGTTCCGCCCCGATCGAACCACCTGCCCCCGTTACCAGCACCCGCCTTCCGCGCAGCATGCTGGCCAGCCCCTGTTCATCCGGTGCTACGGGCTGGCGCGGCAGCAGGTCGGTCAGCCTTACGGGGTGCAGCGGAGCGCGTGCGGCACCTGTCAGGCCGGACAGGTCGGGCATGCAGCGCACCGGGGTGCCGCTTTCATGCGCCATGCGCAGAACGGTGGAAAGCCGCTCGCCCCGGCATTGCGGGTCAGCCACCACCACCATCCAGTCTTCATCCGCCCCCAGCGCCGCCAGAATGGCGCGCAGGTCGCCCACTTGCCCCAGCACGCGCAGGCCGCGCAGCCTGCGGCCGGGGCGGCGCTGACGACCTTCAAGCACCAGCCCTGCAACCCGGCGGCCCATATGCGGCACCAGCGACAGGAAGCGGCTGGCATCTTCTCCATCGCCCAGCACGATTACGCGCTGGCTGCCCCCAAGCCCCCGCAGGCCCTGCCGCCAGTACTGATAGCCCCCTCGCACGGCCGCCAGCAGCACGAACGCCGCCATGCCGTAAACCATGCCAAAAGCCGGTGCAGCCGCGCCCAGCAGACCTGTGGCCCCCAGCACCAGCCCGCCCGCGAGCGCGCAGGCCCCGCCCAGCCGCCAGAAATCGGACCGCCCGGCAAAACGCCAGTGCTGCTGGAAGATGCGGAACGGCCACCCCGCCACGCCAAGCCCCGCCATGCCCAGCACCTGCACGCTGCCGGGCCACACGCTGCCAGATACCGGGGCCTGATAACCGCACGCCCAGCCCGCAAGGCTTGCCGCCAGCCCCCCCAGGACCGTATCAAGCATGCAGTTCAGCGCTATGGTCCGTGTCATGCGCAGGCACTCGGTCATGGAGTGAGCGCTGGAGGATTGCGTTGCCATTACCCCCTTCCTATAGCCGAGCCAGCGGGGGGCAAGAAGGAGAGATCATGCCCCGGACCCAGCTTTCATGACCTTTGTGCATGCCGGTCATGGCGCGACCATGCTTTTCATGCTGCTGCTGCTGCTTGGCGCAGGCGCGGTCGGGGCTGCCGTGCTTTCGCGCCGGGTCATCGGGTTGCGCATACTGGACTACCCCACCGGGCGCAGCGCCCATGCCCGGCCCGTGCCCAAGGGCGGCGGGCTGGCCATTCTGGTCGTGTTCGTAACCGGCGTGCCACTGGCGCAGATGATCTGGCACCATACCCCCACCCTGGCTGACAAGACCCTGCTGGCCGCTACAGCCTGGCTGGGCCTGTTTTCATGGCGCGACGACATGCACCCCATGCCCGCACTGTGGAAGCTGGGCGCACAGGTGCTGGCGGCATTGCTGGTGGCCTGGGGCAGCCTGGGCATACTGCCGCATGATGGTACTGCATGGGGCATGCTGCTGGGGCGCAGCCTGTGGCTGGTCGTGCTGTGCAACGTCCTCAACTTCATGGATGGGCTGGACGGGCTGGCTGCGGGCTGCACCCTGCTGGCCTGCGTGGTCACCGCCATTTTGTGCCTGCATGCTGGCGCAGGGGTCGATACATGGGGCACGGCGCTGGTCATGGCTGTGGCCATTGCCGGTTTCCTGCCTTTCAATTTTCCCAACGCGCGGCTGTTCATGGGCGATGTGGGCAGCCAGTGCTGCGGGCTGGTACTGGGCGCGCTGGGGCTGCACATGGCCAACCTGCCGCCACTGGCGCATGGCTGGGCGCTCATGCCGCTCATGCTGTCGGGCCTGCTGGCCGATGTGGGGGTAACGCTCCTGCGCCGCACCATGCTGCGCCGCCCGCTCCTGCAGGCGCACCGGGAGCATATCTACCAGATGGCCCATCGCGGCGGCATGCAGCCTGCCACCATCACCGTGCTGGCCTGGGCGGCCACGCTCTGCGGCGCGGGGGCGGCGTGCGCGCTGGCAGGCGGCGTGATCGGCCTGCCCGCCGCAGCAGGCGGCGTGCTGGCGCTGCAACTGGCCTGGGCCGTGGTGGTGATCAGGCGCGTGCGCCATACGCCGGGATTGCGGTGGTAGAAACGAAACAGGGGGAATGGCCCAGCGACCATTCCCCCTGCCGATCGTGACAGATAACGGATTTTACTTGCCGGTAAGGGTAATCTTCATGCCCTGGGCTGCGGCGGCAAGGCGACCGCCGGAACTTGAGGTATCGAGCCGGATGCGCACGCCCGCGGGGTTGTTGAGCAGGACCGCGCCAATGCCGGTGCCCGCTGTCACATCACCGTTGACGGCGGCGTAGCTGCCCTCGAAATCCTTGACCGAATGCAGGTTATAGACCGTGCCGCTGCCCTTGATGTTGGCATAGCCCACGGCTGCGAGCGACCCGCCCTCGATCTTGAAGCGGTAGGTATGGTGCCCATAGACCAGCTTGCCCGTGCCCCATGTATGCCCCACGCCGATATCAAGCGACTTGAACTTCATGGTGACGGTGCCCGATGGCGTGCCAAGCGAGGACTCCGCGGCCATGGCCGCGCACGGCAGGCTGGCAAGGGGAGCGGCCGCAATGGCAAGGGCAAGCAGACGTCGAGAGATATGCATGGAATGGAAACCTTCCGTCGCGGAATGCACGAAGAGAACCTGCTGCTAACTCAGCTCGCGCGGCGAAGTTCCTCGGTGCGGCGTGCGCGCGGTGCCTTGCGCACGGGGGCTGCCACTTTTTCCTGCGCTGCGGCGGATGTCTCGCTCACGATTGTGCGCAGGTCGCGCAGGAACCCGTTGCCCTGCGGGGTGTGCGTGATCAGCACCGAGCGGCGGTCCATCGGGTCGGCCGTGCGGCGGGCGAGGCGCAGGTCCTCGAGCCGGTCGAGCGCGCGGGTGATCGCGGGCTTGGACACGTTCAGCTCGGCGGCGAGGCCGCGCACGGTATGGGCGTTGTCGCTGAGGTAGCAGGTCAGGAACACGGCCAGCTGGCGTGCTGAAAGGTCGGGCCCGTCGCGGCGAACCATTGCAACAACGGTATCGCGCAGGGACTGCGTCATCTGGTCCGCATTAGCCTGATTAGCCTGTGATGACTTGGCCATCGGTTGGAATCCTCTGTCATGATGTCCGTGCCGGCCAACGGGCCTGCTGGCCGTGGAATCGGACCGGCACGAAATGGTCTCTATCTGGTGGTGCCTATATAATTAGCATTTACGGCATATATAAGTCGCATCTGGCAAATTAGTTCGATTTCATAATTGTTTCTTTAACGGCGCGTTCGTTTCGTCAAGATTAAATATTTTTAATATCCCTGCATAAGTCGCTCTTAAACCAAGGCTTTCTCCGCCTTCCGGCCGGCCGGGGCGGTCAGAATCGTTCCAGCCATAGGTATCGATATGAACCCAGCGCACATCAGTTTTGACAAAATTCTCTAAGAAAAGCGCCGCTGTAATCGCCCCTGCCGTCGGTTTGGATGAAATATTGTTCAGGTCTGCCACCGGACTGCGCAGCCATTTGCGGTAGCCCGGCCACAGCGGCAGACGCCATAGCGGGTCGCCGCAGGCGCGTCCTGCCCCCTCCAGCGCAAGGGCTGCTTCATCGCTGTTGCTGAACAGCGCGGGCATGTCGGGGCCAAGCGCTACGCGGGCGGCCCCGGTCAGGGTTGCGGCATCGACCAGCAGGGCGGGATCATGCTCGCACGCGGCATGCAGCAGGTCGCACAGCACCAGCCTGCCCTCGGCATCGGTATTGCCCACCTCCACCGTCAGCCCCGCGCGCGTGCGCACCACATCGGATGGGCGCATGGCGCGGCCCGACACGCTGTTCTCCACGCAGCCCAGCCGCAGTTCCAGCCGCACCGGCAGGTCGCGCAGCACCACCAGCCGCGCCAGCGCGAGCATTATGGCAGCGCCCCCCATGTCCTTTTTCATCCGCAGCATGGAGGAAGGCGGCTTGAGGTCGTAGCCGCCAGTATCAAAACACACGCCCTTGCCCACCAGCGACAGCAGCGGGGCATCCTCGGGCGCGGTGCTGCCGCTCCAGCGCGCCACCACCACGCAGGGCGCGCGCTCCGAGCCCATGCCGACATGGAACACGGTGGGAAAATCCTGCTCCAGCCGTGCGCCGCGGATGACCGACACATCAGCGCCCAGCGGCTCAAGCGCCAGCTGTGCCGCGCGCGCCAGATCATCAGGGCCCATCAGGTTGGGCGGCGTGTTGATGAGAGAGCGCGCCAGGTTGATGCACTGCGCTACCGGGCCTGCCGCCAGACCTGCCGCATCAACCACCAGCCGCGCCCGTGGCGGCTTTGGAGCACCGTCGCGCCCGAAGGCAGGCATGCGATACGCGCCAAGGCAGAAGCCAAGGGCCATGTCGGCAGCCACGATATCCTCTGGCGCGCTGATGCGCCACAGGCCGCTTGGCAGCGAGTCGGGCAGGATGCCGAACACGAACGGGTCGGCCCCATCCCCCGCTTCCGGCACGCCCAGCACGGCGGTGGTGATGTTGCCATCCGCATCGGGCAGGCCCTGCACCTGCCCGTAACGGGCAACAAAACCGGCCTGCAGCGCAAAACGCGCCGCCTTCTCGCCCACCAGCGCCTCAAGCCCGCCCAGAGCCGAGGGGCGGATGGCGTGCACCACGCCTACAGGTTCATGGCCCACGTCGTGCGCGGCGACCAGGCAGTCGGGATGTTGCGGCATGTTCATGGCGGTCCTCGGTTGCGTCAGCAGTTATTGGCGTCAAGGGTGCGTCCGCCATCGCGCCAACGCAACACCCTGTGGCGCAACCCGGGGCAGACCCACGTGGTTTTGCTTGCATTTCCGTCCACTTGGCCGGAGCATACCTTCATGACGGGTGTACCCTCGGGGCTTCGTGGCCCCCATCGCGCAGCGGCCGGGCATCGCTCCGGCCCCCATTCCGACCAGGTGGTCCGGGCTGTGCTCGGCCCGACCAATACCGGAAAGACGCATCTCGCCATCGAGCGGCTGCTCTCGCATTCCAGCGGGGTGATCGGCTTCCCGCTCCGCCTGCTTGCCCGCGAGAACTACGACCGCATGGTGGCCCGCAAGGGCGCGCATGCCGTGGCGCTGATAACGGGGGAGGAAAAAATCATCCCGCCCAAGGCGCGCTGGTTTTCATGCACGGTCGAGGCCATGCCGCTCGACCGCCGGGTGGAATTCGTGGCGGTGGACGAGATCCAGCTCTGCGCCGACCCGGACCGGGGTCACATCTTTACCGACCGCCTGCTGCATGCGCGGGGCACGGCGGAGACAATGTTCCTTGGCGCCGACACCATCCGCAACCTGATCCGCCGCCTTGTGCCGGGCATCGAGATCGAACACCGCCCCCGCCTTTCGCAGCTCACCCATGCGGGCGCATGCAAGCTGACGCGCCTGCCGCCACGCTCGGCCATTGTCGCGTTCTCGGCAGGCGAGGTTTACGCCATTGCCGAACTGCTGCGCCGCAGGCGGGGGGGCTGCGCCATCGTAATGGGCCAGCTTTCACCGCGCACGCGCAACGCGCAGGTGGCGCTGTATCAGGAAAAGGAAGTCGATTACCTCGTCGCAACCGATGCCATCGGCATGGGGCTGAACATGGATGTGAACCATGTGGCCTTTGCCAGCCTGTCGAAATTCGATGGTTCACGCATCCGCCCGCTCACGGCAGGCGAGATCGCGCAGGTGGCGGGGCGTGCCGGGCGCGGCCTGCGCGATGGCACGTTTGGCACCACCGGCACCTGCCCGCCTTTGCATGAGGAACTGGCCGAGGCGGTGGAGCAGCACCGCTTCGACCCGCTCACCCGCCTGTCATGGCGCAACAGCGCGCTTGATTTCTCCTCGCCCGCCACCCTGCTTGGCAGCCTCAACCAGGCTTCCCCCCGGCCTGAGCTGATTGCAGGGCATGAAGCGAGCGACGTGCTGGCCCTTTCAGCACTCTCGGCCAACGCCGACATCCGCCCGCTGGTCCATTCCCGCGCGGCGACCCGGCTGCTGTGGGAGAGCTGCCAGATCCCCGATTTCCGCAAGCTCGGCGATGACAGCCACATCCGTCTGTGCGGGCGCATCTTCACCCACCTGATCAGCGATGGCCGCATTCCGGCTACATGGATGGAAAACCAGATCACCCATTTTTTCCAGACCGATGGCACCATCGACACGCTGATGCAGCGCCTGGCGGGGATTCGCGTGTGCAGCTACATCGCCGCCCGCCCCGGCTGGATCGCCAGTGCCGAACACTGGCAGGCCCGCACGCGCGAGGCGGAGGACCGGCTGTCGGACGTGCTGCACGAGCAGCTGACCGCCCGCTTTGTCGACCGCCGCGCCACCACGCTGATCCGCAGGCTGGATGAAGGCGGCCACGACAACCTGCTCTCCGCCGTGACCGCGCAGGGCAATGTGGTGGTGGAAGGCCACGAGGTTGGCCGGATTGCGGGCCTTGACCTGATTGCGGGCGAACATACCGATGCCGAGGATGGCCGCCTGCTCATGCGTGCCGCCCGCCGCGCCGTGCGCAGCGAGATTCCCCGCCGCGTGGCGCTTCTGGTGCAGGATGACGACCAGCAATTCACCTTCTCGCCCGATGGCACGCATATCATGTGGCAGGGCATGAACCTCGCCCGCCTGCTGCCGGGTGCCGATGTGCTCTCGCCCCGCCCGCTGGTGCTCGACAACCCACTGCTCGACAATGCCCAGCGCGAACGAATCCGCAATCGGCTCCAGGCCTGGATCGGGCAGGTCGTGCGCGAACATCTTGCCCCGCTTTTTGCCGTGCAGGCCGCCGTTGCTGCCACGCCTGAGCTGCGCGGCATCGTTCACCGCCTGCTCGAAGGCGCGGGCATTGCCCCCCTGCACCGGGGCGAGCGGCTCCCGCCCGAGATGCTGGGCCGCCTGCGCAGGCTGGGGGTGCGCGTAGGCCATTACACCCTGTTCATGCCCGCCATCCTGAAAGAGCGCCCGCTGCAGTTGCGCGGCTGGCTTGTAGCCATCAGCCTGAACATGCCCTGCCCCACCCTGCCCGCCATGAGCCGCATCACCCTGCCGCCCGATGCCCTGCCCCCGGCCTTCATGGACCGCATGGGCTGGCTCGCGGCAGGACCTGTGCGCATACGGCTCGATATCGCGGAAAAATTCATTCGTGAACTGGCCCGCCTGACCCGTCGCGCGCCCGTGCCGCTGCCATCGCATCTGGCCTCACGGCTGGGCGTGCGCCGTGAAATGCTGGCCGCCGTGCTGAAGGGGCTCAACATGCGCGTGCACCACCCCCGCCCCATGCCTGCTGACCGCTACGGGCCACCGGCCCCGATCATGATCCGCTTCCATGCGGAAGGCGAAAACACCAAGGCCGAAAAACCCCGCCCGGCGCAGCACCGCCAGGCCAGCAGGCGCGCTGCTGCCCGGCGCCCCCTGCGGCCCGACAGCCCCTTCGCCGCCCTTGCAACCCTTCTGGATCGGCCCTGAGCGCATGAAACAGGCCCCTACCCCTCAGCCTCTGGCCCAGCGCGTGGATGTGTGGCTGTTCCATGCCCGTTTCGGGCGCAGCCGCAGCGCCTGCGCGCAGATCGCTACCAGCGGGCATGTGCGCATCAATCGCCAGCGTGTGACCAAGGCACATGCATTGGTGCGCACGGGCGACGTGCTGACCCTGCCCGCGCCTGACCGCAAGGCCGTGATTGTCATTCGCGTGAAAGGCCAGGCGGAACGGCGCCAGGCGGCGCCACTTGCACAACTTCTGTATGAAATTGTTCCAGAAACTGCCTGAATATTGTGGCGATAGGGACAATACAGGCACCGATTATGCATTAGCCGCCGTCTTGGGCTTGCCACGACCGTAAAACACTCTCATATCTTCCGCCATTCCCGATGAGGTCATGCCCCCTGTGGCGCCTCGTCCCTTTCCATGGCTGGGCCTACTGCCACAGGCCACACAAATAACGATCGGAGATAGGCGATGACCTATGTGGTCACCGAAAACTGCATTCGCTGCAAATTCACAGATTGTGTCGAAGTCTGTCCGGTTGACTGCTTCTACGCGGGTGAGAACTTTCTCGTAATCAATCCGGATGAATGCATCGACTGCGGCGTATGCGAACCGGAATGCCCGGCTGAGGCCATCTTCCCCGATAGCGATGATCGCGCCACTCCCTGGGCTGAACTCAACGCCAAATACGCTGCCATCTGGCCCAACATCACCCGCAAGATCGATGCCCCGGCCGATGCCGAGGAATGGAAAGACAAGCCCGGCAAGAAAGACATGCTTTCCCCCGAGCCGCAGAAGGGCTGATCCCGCCTTTCCTGGCAGAACCCAATAAAAAAGACCGGCACGGTTTCCCGTGCCGGTCTTTTTTTATGCCGTCTGGCCCGGGGATGGTTGCCCACCCCCAAAGCCCAGCATGAAGCCGCGTATCAGCGCGACATCATGTTGATGGACGTGTCATGCATGATGAACATCGTGCCGGCCACGAGGACCAGAACCGACAGCACCGTGAATGTAAACGCCATGACGTTCCAGCGCTGCTCGGACGAACCGTTCATGTGCAGGAAGTAGATCAGGTGAACCACGATCTGGACCACCGCCAGCAGGGCGATCGCCCCACCGGTGGCGGACGGTGACATCGCATGCGACATCACCAGACCGAAGGCTGCTACCGTCAGGATAACGGCAAGTACGAACCCGGTAAGGTAAGATCCTACGCTACCATGGCCCTCTCCCGAGGATGAAATATGATCAGCCATCAGAGCACACCCATCAGATAGACAAAGGTGAAGACACAGATCCAGACAATGTCCAGGAAGTGCCAGAACAGGCTGAGGCAGGTCAGCTTGCCGATCATGCGCTCGTTCAGCTCAGTCTTGCCAGCCGTCTGGAACAGCAGGACCGCCATCCACAGCAGGCCGCAGGTGACATGCAGACCATGCGTGCCAACCAGCGTGAAGAAGGCGGACAGGAACGCGCTGCGATCCGGGCCGTTGCCTTCGGCAATCATGTGCGAGAACTCGCGGATTTCCATGAACAGGAAGCCCAGCCCCAGCAGGAAGGTCACCCCGAGCCAGGTCCGCATGGTGCTGACCTTGTTCTCGTGGGCGGCGATCATGCCAAAACCGTAGGTGATGGAGCTGAACAGCAGGATAGCCGTTTCAATGCCAACACCCGAAAGTTCGAACACTTCGTGGCCGGTCGGACCGCCGGCAAACTGGTCACGCAACACCGCGAACACTGCGAACAGCGTACCGAAGATGATGCAGTCCGTCATCAGATACAGCCAGAACCCGAACACCACGGGAGATTCGTGGTGTTCATCATGGGCATGGGCTGCATCAGCAGTCATGTTTTGCGCCATTATTCCGCTGCCTGTGCTGCCATAAGGTTATGGGTGTGCTCCTGCTCGATACGAGCCACCTCGGACACCGGCACATAGTAATCGACGTCATTGTCAGCCGAACGTGCGATCACCGTAGCGATGACACCGATCAGACCAACAGCCGCCAGCCACCAGATGTACCAGATAGCACCGAAGCCAAGCACGAAGCTGAAGGCACCGATCAGGAAACCGCATGCCGTGTTCTTGGGCATGTGGATGGGCTGATAGTCACCACCTGCGCGACGCGTATCGATACCCGCTTCCTTGTCGTGGGCAAAAGCGTCGAGCTCGTGCACTTCCGGCAGGATGGCGAAGTTATAGAACGGCGGCGGCGAAGAAGTGGACCATTCCAGCGTACGAGCGTTCCACGGATCGCCCGTCAGGTCACGGTTCTCGGCCAGGTTACGGTCGCGGATCGAGACATAGAGCTGGGTCAGCTGGCACACGATACCGCATGCAATCAGCACAGCACCGGCTTCAGCAATCAGCAGCCAAGGGTGCCATTCCGGGTTGTCGTAGTGGTTCATACGACGGGTCATGCCCTCGAAACCAACGACATACAGCGGCATGAACGCCACATAGAAGCCAATGAACCAGCACCAGAACGCCCGCTTGCCCCATGCTTCGTTCAGCTTGAAGCCGAAAGACTTGGGGAACCAGAAGTTCATGGCCGCCACATAGCCGAAATACACACCGCCGATAATCACGTTATGGAAGTGAGCGATAACGAACAGCGAGTTATGCAGCACGAAGTCGGAAGCCGGGATGGCGAGCATCACGCCGGTCATGCCACCGATGGAGAAGGTGATCATGAAGCCGATCACCCAGTACATGGTCGCATGGAACTCGATGCGGCCCTTATACATGGTGAACAGCCAGTTGAAGATTTTCACGCCAGTCGGAACGGCGATGATCATCGTCATGATGCCGAAGAACGCGTTCACGTTCGGGCCAGCACCCATGGTGAAGAAGTGGTGAACCCAC
This is a stretch of genomic DNA from Komagataeibacter xylinus. It encodes these proteins:
- a CDS encoding S4 domain-containing protein, translated to MKQAPTPQPLAQRVDVWLFHARFGRSRSACAQIATSGHVRINRQRVTKAHALVRTGDVLTLPAPDRKAVIVIRVKGQAERRQAAPLAQLLYEIVPETA
- the fdxA gene encoding ferredoxin FdxA, which encodes MTYVVTENCIRCKFTDCVEVCPVDCFYAGENFLVINPDECIDCGVCEPECPAEAIFPDSDDRATPWAELNAKYAAIWPNITRKIDAPADAEEWKDKPGKKDMLSPEPQKG
- the cyoB gene encoding cytochrome o ubiquinol oxidase subunit I, with product MFGKLTLSAIPYDVPILVGTFIGAAIAGLAVVGLITYYGKWGYLWREWLTSVDHKRIGVMYIVVALVALFRGFADAIMMRSQLALAYAGNPGYLPPHHYDQIFSAHGTIMIFFMAMAFMQGLMNIVVPLQIGARDVAFPFVNTLSFWMTTISFLLVNVSLFIGEFSQCGWLAYPPLSEQQFSPGVGVDYYIWAVQLSGVGTLLTGVNFFATIVKMRAPGMTYMRMPVFTWTIFCTTVLIMVAFPILTVAMGLLGLDRYLGMHFFTNDGGGNQMLYLSVIWGWGHPEVYILVLPAFGAFSEITQTFSRKPLFGYKTMVYATASIMVLSLVVWVHHFFTMGAGPNVNAFFGIMTMIIAVPTGVKIFNWLFTMYKGRIEFHATMYWVIGFMITFSIGGMTGVMLAIPASDFVLHNSLFVIAHFHNVIIGGVYFGYVAAMNFWFPKSFGFKLNEAWGKRAFWCWFIGFYVAFMPLYVVGFEGMTRRMNHYDNPEWHPWLLIAEAGAVLIACGIVCQLTQLYVSIRDRNLAENRDLTGDPWNARTLEWSTSSPPPFYNFAILPEVHELDAFAHDKEAGIDTRRAGGDYQPIHMPKNTACGFLIGAFSFVLGFGAIWYIWWLAAVGLIGVIATVIARSADNDVDYYVPVSEVARIEQEHTHNLMAAQAAE
- a CDS encoding nucleoside-diphosphate sugar epimerase/dehydratase, with amino-acid sequence MATQSSSAHSMTECLRMTRTIALNCMLDTVLGGLAASLAGWACGYQAPVSGSVWPGSVQVLGMAGLGVAGWPFRIFQQHWRFAGRSDFWRLGGACALAGGLVLGATGLLGAAAPAFGMVYGMAAFVLLAAVRGGYQYWRQGLRGLGGSQRVIVLGDGEDASRFLSLVPHMGRRVAGLVLEGRQRRPGRRLRGLRVLGQVGDLRAILAALGADEDWMVVVADPQCRGERLSTVLRMAHESGTPVRCMPDLSGLTGAARAPLHPVRLTDLLPRQPVAPDEQGLASMLRGRRVLVTGAGGSIGAELVRQIARHEPAELILLDMGEFPLWQVDIDLEATAPALKRHLVLADIRDPARIEQVFARYRPELVFHAAALKQVPMVEANPCEGLLTNVTGTRIVADAASRHGVRAMVLISTDKAVNPASVMGVSKRIAEMYCQALDARARREGGPDAMRCVTVRFGNVMGSTGSVIPLFQHQLARGGPLTVTDPRMRRYFMTVSEAVGLVLQASACGTGAQEDRLAAALLRRGGVFVLDMGTPVRILELARQMIVLAGLRPGRDVQIRFTGLRPGEKLAEDLFYSQEILQPTGCPGLRMATPRTVDLAQVVNIMDALTVACRQGDSAQALDLARRLVPEFVHNPHGMVTQVPAGQADVERNAS
- a CDS encoding M17 family metallopeptidase; protein product: MNMPQHPDCLVAAHDVGHEPVGVVHAIRPSALGGLEALVGEKAARFALQAGFVARYGQVQGLPDADGNITTAVLGVPEAGDGADPFVFGILPDSLPSGLWRISAPEDIVAADMALGFCLGAYRMPAFGRDGAPKPPRARLVVDAAGLAAGPVAQCINLARSLINTPPNLMGPDDLARAAQLALEPLGADVSVIRGARLEQDFPTVFHVGMGSERAPCVVVARWSGSTAPEDAPLLSLVGKGVCFDTGGYDLKPPSSMLRMKKDMGGAAIMLALARLVVLRDLPVRLELRLGCVENSVSGRAMRPSDVVRTRAGLTVEVGNTDAEGRLVLCDLLHAACEHDPALLVDAATLTGAARVALGPDMPALFSNSDEAALALEGAGRACGDPLWRLPLWPGYRKWLRSPVADLNNISSKPTAGAITAALFLENFVKTDVRWVHIDTYGWNDSDRPGRPEGGESLGLRATYAGILKIFNLDETNAPLKKQL
- a CDS encoding UDP-phosphate N-acetylglucosaminyl-1-phosphate transferase, producing MTFVHAGHGATMLFMLLLLLGAGAVGAAVLSRRVIGLRILDYPTGRSAHARPVPKGGGLAILVVFVTGVPLAQMIWHHTPTLADKTLLAATAWLGLFSWRDDMHPMPALWKLGAQVLAALLVAWGSLGILPHDGTAWGMLLGRSLWLVVLCNVLNFMDGLDGLAAGCTLLACVVTAILCLHAGAGVDTWGTALVMAVAIAGFLPFNFPNARLFMGDVGSQCCGLVLGALGLHMANLPPLAHGWALMPLMLSGLLADVGVTLLRRTMLRRPLLQAHREHIYQMAHRGGMQPATITVLAWAATLCGAGAACALAGGVIGLPAAAGGVLALQLAWAVVVIRRVRHTPGLRW
- the cyoD gene encoding cytochrome o ubiquinol oxidase subunit IV, with protein sequence MADHISSSGEGHGSVGSYLTGFVLAVILTVAAFGLVMSHAMSPSATGGAIALLAVVQIVVHLIYFLHMNGSSEQRWNVMAFTFTVLSVLVLVAGTMFIMHDTSINMMSR
- a CDS encoding helicase-related protein; protein product: MTGVPSGLRGPHRAAAGHRSGPHSDQVVRAVLGPTNTGKTHLAIERLLSHSSGVIGFPLRLLARENYDRMVARKGAHAVALITGEEKIIPPKARWFSCTVEAMPLDRRVEFVAVDEIQLCADPDRGHIFTDRLLHARGTAETMFLGADTIRNLIRRLVPGIEIEHRPRLSQLTHAGACKLTRLPPRSAIVAFSAGEVYAIAELLRRRRGGCAIVMGQLSPRTRNAQVALYQEKEVDYLVATDAIGMGLNMDVNHVAFASLSKFDGSRIRPLTAGEIAQVAGRAGRGLRDGTFGTTGTCPPLHEELAEAVEQHRFDPLTRLSWRNSALDFSSPATLLGSLNQASPRPELIAGHEASDVLALSALSANADIRPLVHSRAATRLLWESCQIPDFRKLGDDSHIRLCGRIFTHLISDGRIPATWMENQITHFFQTDGTIDTLMQRLAGIRVCSYIAARPGWIASAEHWQARTREAEDRLSDVLHEQLTARFVDRRATTLIRRLDEGGHDNLLSAVTAQGNVVVEGHEVGRIAGLDLIAGEHTDAEDGRLLMRAARRAVRSEIPRRVALLVQDDDQQFTFSPDGTHIMWQGMNLARLLPGADVLSPRPLVLDNPLLDNAQRERIRNRLQAWIGQVVREHLAPLFAVQAAVAATPELRGIVHRLLEGAGIAPLHRGERLPPEMLGRLRRLGVRVGHYTLFMPAILKERPLQLRGWLVAISLNMPCPTLPAMSRITLPPDALPPAFMDRMGWLAAGPVRIRLDIAEKFIRELARLTRRAPVPLPSHLASRLGVRREMLAAVLKGLNMRVHHPRPMPADRYGPPAPIMIRFHAEGENTKAEKPRPAQHRQASRRAAARRPLRPDSPFAALATLLDRP
- the cyoC gene encoding cytochrome o ubiquinol oxidase subunit III: MAQNMTADAAHAHDEHHESPVVFGFWLYLMTDCIIFGTLFAVFAVLRDQFAGGPTGHEVFELSGVGIETAILLFSSITYGFGMIAAHENKVSTMRTWLGVTFLLGLGFLFMEIREFSHMIAEGNGPDRSAFLSAFFTLVGTHGLHVTCGLLWMAVLLFQTAGKTELNERMIGKLTCLSLFWHFLDIVWICVFTFVYLMGVL
- a CDS encoding MarR family transcriptional regulator, which produces MAKSSQANQANADQMTQSLRDTVVAMVRRDGPDLSARQLAVFLTCYLSDNAHTVRGLAAELNVSKPAITRALDRLEDLRLARRTADPMDRRSVLITHTPQGNGFLRDLRTIVSETSAAAQEKVAAPVRKAPRARRTEELRRAS